TTTCCCTCATTTCAAATTCCATCAGTGCTGTTAATCAGTCCATTTCATgcccctttcctcctcttttctatACATCACTGGGTCTCAAAGTGTTGTCCCaggtcagcatcacctgggaactattagaaatgcaaatcatcAGGCTTCACTCCAGCCTTCaggaatcagaaactctgggagacAAGGTTGGGCAATGGCtataacccccaccccccaagtgaTTCTAACGTACccctcaagtttgagaaccaatgACTGTAGGCTAGTGTTACTTCTATACCACAAATGGATTGTTTTTTACTGAACACAAAAGTGTACAGTAGTAAACCGAGTCCTCTGCGCACTTGGGAGAAATTCTCATCTGATCCTCAAACCTGATGCAAGGTAGACATTATCCCCACTTTAAGAATGAAGAACCTGGCTCAAGGTCCCGAAACTAATAACTGCAGGTGGAAGATTAAAGTTTTTGCAGTTCTTGTCACTATTAAAAGAAAAGTGTGTCACACTTTATTAATAAagtctatatcttttttttttttttcaaagtcttatCTTTTGCCCTGAAAGCTTTCGGTAATTgggaaaaagggggagggggaggggagagaggagagaggagagaggagaggctgtCCAGGAAGGGTTCCATCAATGGTGAGCACCAGCCTCAATGCAGAAGCGCTCCAGTATCTCCAAGGAAACCTTGAGGCGGCCAGTGTGACACTGCTTTGAACAGCACTTTCCAGATTGGCTAAGCCCACGATGGTTTCTGAGGAAATCACATAGATATCTGAGCACAGG
This portion of the Canis lupus dingo isolate Sandy chromosome 19, ASM325472v2, whole genome shotgun sequence genome encodes:
- the FGF2 gene encoding fibroblast growth factor 2 isoform X1, which encodes MAAGSITTLPALPEDGGSGAFPPGHFKDPKRLYCKNGGFFLRIHPDGRVDGVREKSDPHETIVGLANLESAVQSSVTLAASRFPWRYWSASALRLVLTIDGTLPGQPLLSPLSSLPSPSPFFPITESFQGKR